Proteins from one Limanda limanda chromosome 4, fLimLim1.1, whole genome shotgun sequence genomic window:
- the LOC133000340 gene encoding arf-GAP with GTPase, ANK repeat and PH domain-containing protein 2-like isoform X4: MMRDSPQGERFKTVSVSLPTPPATDVCRPQRKTTSRTLDNSDLHSFSDDLRKGKEGQGGTIQRAPPRDRKMLKFISGIFTKSAAVPPTVNTACTLYPAVERGSSEEEGAVTSSQEWTMSQTVQELHLGVLGGLCSGKSALVHRHLTGSYLPLENAEGRQYIKDVLVDGQSHLLIIREETELPEAQFASWVDAVILVFSLENEASFLEVYKMYHQLAIHRPIAEIPFVVVGTQDKISSTNPRVIDDARARQLCSDVRRCTYYETCATYGLNVNRVFTDAAQKIMAAKKQAALLASCKSLPNSPSHSGGSTPVSGVFPGQASNGGQSSDYSSSLPSTPVISHKEIGRTARGEKQDSGTPGTVRSATRRRTSRFAGRRGSDSNRRSADYKGDLGIGRSIPIKQGILLKRSGSSLNKEWKKKYVTLSNNGILSYHSSVNDYMLNTPGKEMDLLRVTVKVPGKRPPRAVPACGPPAGLNGRVKDMPGPEGLSPVPVSASGLLQVEEMEGLGGALFLRSNRGVQRCPSTLSNPAQSVDSAVEGVSSSSSTKDVGCASPVADRKKHRRKKSMNQKGDAATGQADAKRKMWKLKSFGSLRNVSKTDEDNFDFLIVSSTGQTWHFEAQGVEERDSWVQAIESQILASLQLCESNKYKARRNSQSEAVALQAIRNAKGNNFCVDCDAPNPTWASLNLGALICIECSGIHRNLGTHLTRVRSLDLDDLPRELTLVLSAIGNHMVNTTWEARTLGRRKPAPDASREERESWIRAKYEQKLFVAPLPPPTPGEGPDITLSGRLLLAVMEHNLPKLLLLLAHCTKEDINAPLSLALSSRALLALRLPGSALHAACQHADVVMTQLLVWYGCDLRYRDAQGLTALALARSAGSQECVDILLQYGCPNEPVPSIATTISHRSSGTSLSYSTSRRAVS; the protein is encoded by the exons ATGATGCGGGACAGTCCACAGGGGGAGAGATTTAAGACCGTTTCTGTTTCTTTGCCCACGCCTCCTGCCACGGACGTTTGCAGGCCTCAGAGGAAAACAACTAGTCGTACCCTGGACAACAGCGACCTACATTCCTTCTCTGATGACCTGAGGAAGGGGAAGGAGGGTCAGGGAGGAACAATCCAGCGAGCTCCACCTCGTGACCGCAAGATGCTCAAGTTCATCAGTGGGATTTTCACCAAAAGTGCAGCTGTGCCGCCTACTGTTAACACGGCATGTACTCTCTATCCAGCTGTGGAGAGGGGCTCaagtgaagaggaag GTGCAGTCACCAGCAGTCAAGAATGGACCATGAGCCAAACTGTACAAGAGCTTCACCTG GGTGTTCTGGGAGGTTTGTGCAGTGGGAAGTCTGCTCTGGTCCACAGACACCTGACAGGAAGTTACCTGCCGCTGGAAAACGCTGAGG GACGGCAGTATATCAAGGATGTCCTAGTTGACGGACAGAGCCACCTTTTGATtatcagagaggagacagagctgCCTGAAGCTCAG TTTGCGAGTTGGGTGGATGCAGTAATCTTAGTTTTCAGTCTGGAAAATGAGGCCAGCTTCCTGGAAGTTTACAAAATGTACCACCAGCTCGCCATCCACCGGCCCATCGCTGAGATACCTTTCGTAGTAGTTGGCACTCAGG ATAAGATCAGCAGCACCAACCCCAGAGTGATCGATGACGCCAGGGCCCGACAGCTGTGCTCAGATGTGCGGCGCTGCACCTACTATGAAACCTGTGCCACGTACGGCCTCAACGTGAACAGAGTCTTCACTGATG CTGCTCAGAAAATCATGGCAGCCAAGAAACAAGCTGCTTTGCTGGCCTCCTGTAAATCTCTCCCCAACTCTCCCAGTCATTCTGGAGGCTCCACCCCAGTGTCAGGCGTCTTTCCAGGACAG GCCAGTAACGGTGGTCAGAGCAGCGATTACTCCTCTTCACTGCCCTCCACTCCTGTCATCAGCCATAAGGAGATCGGCAGGACAGCGAGGGGGGAGAAACAGGACAGTGGCACGCCAGGGACAGTCCGCAGCGCCACCCGAAGACGCACCTCTCGATTTGCG GGTCGGAGGGGCAGCGACTCAAACAGGAGGAGTGCCGACTATAAGGGCGATCTGGGCATTGGACGCTCCATCCCCATCAAACAG GGCATCTTGCTGAAGCGCAGCGGGAGCTCGCTCAACAAAGAGTGGAAGAAGAAGTATGTCACGCTGTCCAACAACGGCATACTGTCCTATCACTCCAGTGTCAAT GACTACATGCTGAATACCCCGGGGAAGGAGATGGACCTGCTGAGAGTGACGGTGAAAGTGCCCGGAAAGCGACCACCTCGAGCTGTACCAGCCTGCGGCCCCCCAGCCGGGCTCAATGGCCGGGTTAAAGACATGCCTGGACCCGAGGGTTTGAGCCCAG TGCCTGTAAGTGCCAGCGGCCTCCTGCAAGTGGAGGAAATGGAAGGGCTGGGCGGTGCGCTCTTCCTGAGGAGCAACAGAGGGGTGCAACGGTGTCCTTCCACTTTATCCAACCCCGCTCAGAGTGTGG ACTCTGCAGTCGAGGgagtctccagctcctcctccaccaaagACGTAGGCTGTGCCTCCCCAGTGGCCGACAGGAAGAAGCACCGCAGGAAGAAGAGCATGAACCAGAAAGGAGACGCTGCCACGGGCCAAGCTGACG CCAAGCGCAAAATGTGGAAACTTAAAAGCTTTGGTAGCTTAAGAAACGTAAGCAAGACAG atgAGGATAACTTTGACTTCCTTATCGTGTCGAGCACCGGCCAGACGTGGCACTTTGAAGCCCAgggtgtggaggagagagattcCTGGGTCCAGGCCATCGAGAGCCAGATCCTGGccagtctgcagctgtgtgagaGCAACAAATACAAG GCTCGCAGGAACAGCCAGAGTGAAGCAGTGGCTCTGCAGGCGATCCGCAACGCAAAGGGCAACAACTTCTGTGTGGACTGCGATGCTCCGA ATCCGACCTGGGCCAGTCTGAACCTGGGAGCTCTCATCTGCATCGAGTGTTCGGGGATCCACAGGAACCTGGGGACCCATCTGACGCGTGTTCGCTCGCTCGACCTCGATGACCTCCCCCGAGAGCTGACTCTGGTGCTCAGCGCCATCGGCAACCACATGGTGAACACTACGTGGGAGGCGCGCACACTGGGGCGACGCAAACCAGCTCCTGATGCTTCACG AGAGGAGCGGGAGTCGTGGATCAGAGCCAAGTATGAGCAGAAACTGTTTGTGGCACCGTTGCCTCCTCCCACTCCCGGAGAGGGCCCAGACATCACGCTATCTGGCCGCCTTCTGCTGGCAGTGATGGAGCACAACCTCCcaaagctgctgctcctcttggCTCACTGCACGAAGGAGGACATTAACGCACCGCTCAGTCTGGCCCTCTCCTCCAGGGCGCTCTTGGCGCTGCGACTGCCCGGCTCGGCCCTGCACGCCGCCTGTCAGCACGCCGATGTGGTGATGACGCAGCTCCTCGTCTGG TACGGCTGTGATTTGCGGTACCGAGACGCTCAGGGCCTGACGGCGTTGGCTCTGGCTCGCAGCGCTGGCAGCCAGGAGTGTGTCGACATCCTGCTCCAGTATGGATGCCCAAACGAACCGGTCCCTTCCATCGCCACAACG ATCTCCCACAGGAGCAGCGGCACCAGTTTGAGCTACAGCACGTCTAGAAGAGCAGTGTCATAA